One window from the genome of Lachancea thermotolerans CBS 6340 chromosome B complete sequence encodes:
- a CDS encoding uncharacterized protein (similar to uniprot|Q08989 Saccharomyces cerevisiae YPL277C Hypothetical ORFs), with translation MQTRRLSFLVAAGGILVLLVFSSSRLFQTNDILSSLTSPAKTSEETSTAVSLIRWDNYLDYTRKLDFENSTALFNSVRAALRQSSSDIHPVGVSYFPAVIPQGTLMYHAGSKVPTTFEWLAMDHEFSYSFGLRSPSYGRKSLQKRRGGPGRGPGGDKKPGGSNTSVNTPDKPSRGPGLTSSQKMLTYRATRDLNKFLYLDGASAAKTETGEMDTQELLSNVAEKKLNLSGDGENGGMQERIFAARICEWGKPFGLDGIIRVEVGFEVVLCNFSSSAVELVSALELVNPSEHLGLPPPSVISKENGWPLDDDGNLIEEDLTDEQKALLDKEDSWQQVLENFYGVKSFNWLRAGAVHDKGERRIQLDYRHLVTGINRTVINPDPNNRRLLNDGTSWENQLKIVEDLEQVLSIGFDASQSTDWQIVFDEVVDKFAPILRMLSGILQRDDSSSENIAINATAITLNFSLRFKAKDDVKNQYGNDREFAVYQYVRPLKDLRTNSDFLVWSASVNVVRKVVDAIYDVNELLLPIVRSHMGKESGASIEAAQAVTRAQQEIDDLIEDLGWIELHYRCEKVCKWDEICYTPSWGPSPMGMTVPGSPNAGTGTHYDADRQRLVIDSALRCLSLNELLGNRGHF, from the coding sequence ATGCAGACGAGGCGACTGAGCTTTTTAGTTGCAGCTGGCGGAATACTCGTTCTGTTAGTTTTCTCGTCCTCAAGACTCTTCCAAACCAATGATATATTGTCAAGCCTGACGTCTCCAGCAAAAACTAGCGAGGAAACGAGTACTGCAGTTTCCCTTATCCGCTGGGATAACTACTTGGATTACAcaagaaagcttgattttgaaaatagcACTGCTCTCTTTAACTCAGTTCGCGCAGCGTTGAGGCAGTCTTCCTCAGACATTCATCCCGTCGGAGTTTCTTATTTTCCTGCAGTCATACCTCAAGGGACTCTGATGTACCATGCCGGATCAAAGGTTCCAACGACATTTGAATGGTTAGCGATGGACCATGAATTTAGTTACAGTTTTGGCTTAAGGTCGCCATCTTACGGCAGAAAGTCCTTACAAAAGCGTCGTGGTGGTCCTGGGCGCGGGCCTGGGGGTGACAAGAAACCCGGCGGGAGTAATACTTCAGTAAATACCCCTGATAAGCCGTCAAGAGGTCCAGGTTTGACAAGCTCGCAAAAGATGCTTACCTATCGGGCTACAAGAGACTTGAACAAATTTCTCTATCTTGACGGTGCGTCAGCTGCAAAAACAGAAACGGGTGAGATGGATACCCAAGAGTTACTTTCTAACGTGGCTGAAAAGAAACTCAACCTTTCAGGCGACGGCGAAAATGGAGGTATGCAGGAACGTATTTTTGCCGCGAGGATCTGCGAATGGGGGAAGCCTTTTGGTCTTGACGGCATTATAAGAGTTGAAGTTGGATTTGAAGTGGTCCTATGTAACTTTTCCTCGTCTGCCGTTGAATTAGTATCGGCCTTAGAACTGGTCAATCCTAGCGAACATCTGGGCCTACCACCACCTAGCGTTATTTCGAAGGAGAACGGCTGGCCGTTGGACGATGACGGAAACCTGATTGAAGAGGACCTGACAGATGAgcaaaaagctcttcttgacaAAGAAGACTCGTGGCAGcaggttttggaaaacttttaCGGAGTTAAAAGCTTTAATTGGTTGCGCGCAGGTGCTGTTCATGACAAAGGGGAACGGAGAATCCAGTTAGACTACAGGCATTTAGTTACTGGTATTAACAGGACTGTTATCAATCCAGACCCCAACAACAGAAGATTACTCAATGACGGAACGTCATGGGAAAATCAGCTGAAAATCGTTGAAGACCTGGAGCAAGTACTGAGTATAGGGTTCGATGCGTCCCAAAGCACTGATTGGCAAATCGTTTTCGATGAGGTTGTCGATAAGTTTGCTCCAATTTTGAGAATGTTGAGCGGAATATTACAACGAGATGATTCCTCTTCAGAAAATATAGCTATCAACGCAACTGCGATTACactgaacttctctttAAGATTCAAGGCCAAGGATGACGTCAAAAACCAATATGGAAATGACAGAGAATTTGCTGTTTACCAATACGTCAGACCTTTGAAAGACCTACGGACCAACTCAGATTTTTTGGTTTGGTCCGCCAGTGTTAATGTGGTTAGAAAGGTTGTCGACGCAATTTACGACGTGAATGAGCTCTTATTACCCATTGTGCGTTCTCATATGGGAAAGGAGAGTGGGGCTTCAAttgaagcagctcaagCTGTCACGAGAGCTCAGCAAGAGATCGATGACTTGATCGAAGACTTAGGATGGATTGAGCTACATTACCGATGCGAAAAAGTTTGTAAATGGGATGAAATATGTTATACTCCCTCATGGGGACCATCACCTATGGGTATGACAGTTCCCGGATCTCCGAATGCGGGAACCGGAACCCACTATGATGCTGATCGCCAAAGACTGGTAATTGACAGCGCTTTGAGATGCCTGAGTTTGAATGAATTGCTAGGAAATCGCGGCCACTTTTGA
- a CDS encoding glycoside hydrolase family 13 protein (highly similar to uniprot|P53051 Saccharomyces cerevisiae YGR287C Hypothetical ORF) gives MVSMPNHPETEPKWWKEATVYQIYPASFKDSDNDGWGDMKGIYSKLDYIKELGADAIWISPFYDSPQDDMGYDIANYEKVWPTYGTNEDCFKVIEKTHKLGMKFITDLVINHCSSEHEWFKESRSSKTNPKRDWFFWRPPKGYDKNGAPIPPNNWKSYFGGSAWTFDEKTQEFYLRLFASTQPDLNWESEECRKAIYESSVGFWLDHGVDGFRIDVGSLYSKVPGLPDAPIVDKDSEWQSSDPLTLNGPRIHEFHQEMNKFMRDRVKDGREIMTVGEMQHAPNEVKKMYTSASRHELGELFNFSHTDVGTSPLFRYNLVPAVLKDFKVSLAELFEYINGTDCWSTVYLENHDQPRSITRFGDDSPKYRVVSGKMLSVLLTALTGTLYIYQGQELGQINFKNWPVEKYEDVEIRNNFRVIKEEHGENSVQMKKFLEAVALISRDHARTPMQWSGEEPNAGFSGPDAKPWFYLNESFREGINVETEEKDPDSVLNFWKKALKFRKEHKDIAVYGYDFEFVDLENKKLFSFTKKYGKKTMFTTLNFSSDEVDFEFPNDVSYSLAFGNYDEGQVDASSKTLKPWEGRIYINESA, from the coding sequence ATGGTTTCTATGCCAAATCATCCAGAAACTGAACCCAAATGGTGGAAAGAAGCCACTGTTTACCAGATCTATCCAGCAAGTTTCAAGGACTCAGACAACGATGGCTGGGGTGACATGAAGGGAATTTACTCCAAGTTGGATTACATCAAAGAGCTGGGAGCAGACGCTATCTGGATCTCTCCGTTCTATGACTCGCCCCAAGACGACATGGGCTACGACATTGCCAACTACGAAAAGGTGTGGCCCACGTACGGTACAAACGAGGACTGTTTCAAGGTGATCGAGAAGACACACAAGTTGGGCATGAAATTCATCACTGATCTCGTGATCAATCACTGTTCCAGCGAGCACGAGTGGTTCAAGGAAAGCAGATCCTCCAAGACCAACCCCAAGCGCGACTGGTTTTTTTGGAGGCCTCCTAAGGGCTACGACAAGAACGGAGCGCCAATACCTCCTAACAACTGGAAATCTTACTTTGGCGGCTCTGCCTGGACCTTTGACGAGAAAACACAGGAGTTTTACTTGCGCTTGTTCGCCTCCACACAACCTGACCTGAACTGGGAGAGTGAGGAGTGCAGAAAAGCGATTTATGAAAGCTCTGTTGGATTCTGGCTTGACCATGGTGTCGACGGATTCCGGATTGACGTGGGAAGTCTGTACTCGAAAGTTCCAGGTCTCCCCGACGCTCCAATTGTTGACAAGGACTCGGAGTGGCAATCCAGCGACCCTCTGACTTTGAACGGCCCTCGCATCCACGAGTTCCACCAAGAAATGAACAAATTCATGAGAGACAGAGTGAAAGACGGGAGGGAGATAATGACTGTTGGCGAGATGCAACACGCTCCCAATGAAGTGAAAAAGATGTACACCAGCGCATCAAGACATGAACTGGGGGAACTATTCAACTTTTCTCACACAGATGTCGGAACTTCACCATTGTTCCGCTACAACTTAGTTCCAGctgttttgaaggatttCAAAGTATCACTTGCGGAGCTCTTCGAATACATAAACGGAACCGACTGTTGGTCTACTGTGTACTTGGAGAACCACGATCAACCTCGCTCAATTACCAGGTTCGGTGATGACTCTCCCAAATACCGCGTTGTTTCTGGCAAGATGCTTTCTGTATTGTTGACGGCTTTGACAGGAACCTTGTATATCTACCAGGGCCAGGAATTAGGCCAGataaatttcaaaaactggcCAGTTGAGAAGTatgaagatgttgaaatcAGAAACAACTTCAGGGTGATCAAAGAGGAACACGGTGAGAATTCTGTgcagatgaagaaatttttAGAAGCAGTCGCTCTAATTTCAAGAGACCATGCGAGAACACCGATGCAATGGAGCGGCGAAGAGCCTAACGCTGGATTTTCGGGCCCTGATGCTAAGCCGTGGTTCTACTTGAATGAATCGTTCAGAGAAGGTATTAATGTCGAAACGGAGGAGAAAGACCCTGACTCTGTTCTAAacttttggaagaaagctttaaaaTTTAGAAAGGAACATAAAGACATTGCTGTCTATGGCTACGATTTTGAATTCGTCGACTTGgaaaataaaaaattgTTCAGCTTTACGAAGAAGTATggaaagaagacgatgTTCACGACATTGAACTTTAGTTCGGACGAAGTTGACTTTGAATTTCCAAATGATGTTTCATACTCCCTGGCTTTCGGAAATTATGACGAAGGCCAAGTTGACGCATCTTCCAAAACCCTAAAACCATGGGAAGGAAGAATTTACATCAATGAATCTGCTTAA
- a CDS encoding sugar porter family MFS transporter (highly similar to uniprot|P54862 Saccharomyces cerevisiae YOL156W HXT11 Putative hexose transporter that is nearly identical to Hxt9p, has similarity to major facilitator superfamily (MFS) transporters and is involved in pleiotropic drug resistance) — protein sequence MSEPGVKLDRVSSNPVEGSTKPGSISSHEKLDIEREKDLHNFPPHENDIELPKQPLSHYFSISILCLMIAFGGFIFGWDTGTISGFVNLSDFVRRFGSRNSKGVYYLSKVRMGLIISIFNIGCAIGGIVLSKIGDVYGRRIGLISVTIVYVIGIIIQISSTDKWYQYFIGRIISGLGVGGIAVLSPMLLSEVSPKHIRGMLVNLYQLLGTMGIFLGYCTNYGTKKYTDSTQWRVGLGLCFAWAMLMISGMLFVPESPRYLVEAGKLEEAKRSLSRSNKVLIDDPAIAAELDAISAGVESERLAGDATWGELLSTKTKVIQRVIMGIMIQSLQQLTGDNYFFYYGTTIFKSIGLEDSFETSIIIGAVNFFSSFIAIYTIERFGRRTCLLWGAASMFCCFIVFASVGVTKLWPEGPDHPGISSKGAGNCMIVFTMFFIFSFATTWAGCCYVIVSETFPLRVKSKGMALSTAANWMWGFLISFFTPFITGAINFYYGYVFMGCLIFAYFYVFFFVPETKGLTLEEVDIMWLESVPAWNSSSWVPPTRRSADYVVDTSSKNFFSKFFSKN from the coding sequence ATGTCAGAGCCTGGAGTTAAGCTGGATAGGGTCTCGAGTAATCCAGTTGAGGGTAGCACAAAACCCGGTTCAATTTCGTCTCATGAGAAGCTAGATattgaaagagaaaaagattTACACAACTTTCCTCCTCACGAAAACGATATTGAACTTCCTAAGCAGCCGCTTTCTCATTATTTTTCGATCTCAATTCTGTGTTTGATGATTGCTTTTGGAGGCTTTATTTTTGGCTGGGATACGGGTACCATATCAGGCTTTGTTAACCTTTCCGACTTCGTACGTAGATTTGGGTCTCGGAATTCTAAAGGCGTCTACTACCTCTCGAAAGTTAGGATGGGTCTGATCATATCTATCTTCAATATCGGCTGCGCTATCGGGGGCATCGTTCTTTCCAAAATCGGCGATGTCTACGGTCGTCGTATCGGCTTAATTTCCGTGACGATTGTCTACGTGATAGGGATAATAATTCAAATCTCCTCAACTGACAAGTGGTATCAATACTTCATTGGAAGGATTATCTCAGGTCTCGGGGTTGGTGGAATTGCCGTGCTTTCCCCCATGTTACTTTCTGAGGTTTCCCCAAAGCATATCAGAGGCATGCTTGTTAATTTGTACCAGCTTCTAGGAACTATGGGAATTTTTTTAGGCTACTGTACGAACTACGGGACCAAAAAATATACTGATTCTACTCAATGGAGAGTTGGCCTCGGTTTATGTTTTGCTTGGGCAATGTTGATGATTTCGGGCATGCTTTTTGTGCCCGAGTCTCCCAGGTATCTAGTTGAAGCTGGTAAGTTAGAAGAAGCCAAACGCTCGCTTTCAAGGTCAAATAAGGTTTTAATTGACGACCCAGCGATTGCAGCAGAGCTCGATGCTATCAGTGCAGGTGTTGAGTCTGAGCGCTTAGCAGGCGATGCTACCTGGGGAGAGTTgctctcaacaaaaacgaaGGTTATTCAGCGCGTAATCATGGGTATCATGATCCAGTCCTTGCAGCAGCTCACCGGTGATAACTATTTTTTTTACTATGGCACCACCATTTTCAAGTCTATTGGCTTGGAGgattcttttgaaacatcTATCATCATAGGGGCTGTTaatttcttctcttcatTTATTGCAATTTACACAATTGAAAGGTTTGGTCGCCGTACTTGTCTGTTGTGGGGAGCTGCTAGCATGTTCTGCTGCTTCATTGTCTTTGCATCGGTTGGCGTTACAAAGTTGTGGCCGGAAGGTCCAGATCACCCTGGAATATCTTCTAAAGGCGCTGGAAATTGCATGATTGTGTTCACGATgtttttcatcttcagcTTTGCTACCACTTGGGCTGGATGCTGTTATGTTATTGTGTCGGAGACCTTCCCCCTGAGAGTTAAATCTAAGGGAATGGCGCTTTCTACAGCAGCTAATTGGATGTGGGGATTTCttatcagcttcttcaCTCCGTTCATCACTGGTGCCATAAACTTCTATTATGGTTACGTCTTTATGGGTTGCCTGATATTTGCATATTTTTATgtgtttttcttcgttCCCGAAACCAAAGGATTAACTCTGGAGGAGGTCGATATTATGTGGCTGGAGTCTGTTCCTGCATGGAATTCTTCGTCTTGGGTACCACCAACTAGGAGAAGTGCGGACTATGTAGTTGACACGTCTAGTAAAAATTTCTTCTCGAAattcttctccaagaattAG
- a CDS encoding KLTH0B00352p (weakly similar to uniprot|P25611 Saccharomyces cerevisiae YCR106W RDS1 Regulator of drug sensitivity transcriptional regulator), with protein MEHQHPIKIQKRNRPSFVCQECRRRKIKCDKKRPRCSRCVDTGLPCTYLASGSRSAADWHISGDETSIWTGESVTTTESRTPGESGAATSEAHSEALGDEQLALPQASTRCRCSCGSCCGYGTTFAYADGSGRRAPTSASAHEIYVNFGNPEDTMVAHEQMRYLHKPFSALAMMQRDHFLRAFAGSVTGVILTGMHSAPANGNPESFTYDGKLNSRQDSNNEGRGTQEIPVNVFMEEIKKTNMLMNRRRAGNDLIKLVFFQNPWSFDDNVGSTSAYPAELVSLVTNIQDILPDVAALRFLLDCFYEAVYPLHPFLDVPSFEKVLSEVLKARSDGSQRYNIMLGTSALHNKLENLAILLVVLKISQAALNMQQDPLKSATAKKLDIFGHNNIKDDVIILAQKCLNALNFLRLPNENTFCCLLFLWIYQSYDLDDVNFSLPPHVALVLGTLSHLSVILGLHNDPSMYPRLVESSQFHSSFLNYRRKLWMGVVSVRTNELLLNGNSLESTHALMSSFLKRGREDKESYMSSVIQDEGQENSFDTRLHEFAHKEYELRRIWTKLNSACNSLDKPILLSEIEIIISRAEITLSQLFPLTDITEISSFSCPEKGTVKCAESKAEIDYNAIRACKTYANNLRGRIIILNISMALTVHFENLCRNEPDRYLEYYRKYLKLTFRRSLEIVKLLKKLPDNMEKNSLFSRYKYALTRITLDSVLRTLIPMCSILFKLSFAERQLKMSVKSERVLYEKDDHSDSSHSLQMIVNVKESLAQALRSLISLQSTNWGLGFLSCYRLVCMAKYVLHLVDIDMLPEVTNRFWEYEKNYKQVPESIANRIFLKWGLKFKESKAIKDDLFNPNVLGAMDSDLLESFKTILESLELWKLTENTPEVNDVSSLSDRNEQLSEEVAEDAQGFSLDILDYFKVFEDEYSGESFPSIF; from the coding sequence ATGGAACATCAACACCCTATCAAGATCCAAAAGCGTAATCGGCCCTCGTTCGTGTGCCAGGAGTGCCGCCGTAGAAAGATTAAATGTGACAAGAAGCGGCCACGCTGTAGCCGTTGTGTCGACACTGGCCTTCCGTGCACTTACCTCGCGTCGGGCTCGCGTTCAGCAGCAGACTGGCATATATCAGGCGACGAGACTAGCATATGGACAGGCGAAAGTGTAACAACTACAGAAAGCAGAACTCCTGGTGAAAGCGGAGCGGCGACATCCGAAGCGCATTCAGAAGCACTTGGAGATGAGCAATTAGCACTTCCCCAAGCTTCCACCAGATGCCGATGCAGCTGTGGAAGCTGTTGTGGCTACGGCACCACTTTTGCTTATGCCGACGGCAGTGGAAGACGTGCTCCTACTAGCGCCTCAGCCCATGAGATTTACgtcaattttggaaatcCAGAAGATACCATGGTGGCACATGAACAAATGAGATATTTACACAAGCCATTCTCGGCCCTTGCCATGATGCAGCGCGACCACTTCCTTCGTGCGTTCGCTGGTTCTGTAACCGGTGTAATCCTCACTGGCATGCACTCGGCCCCAGCAAACGGCAATCCAGAGTCATTCACTTACGATGGCAAACTGAATTCACGTCAAGATTCGAATAACGAAGGCAGAGGTACGCAAGAGATACCGGTTAATGTATTTATGGAGGAGATAAAAAAGACGAACATGCTAATGAACAGGCGACGCGCCGGCAATGATCTTATAAAGCTtgtgttttttcaaaatccatGGAGCTTCGATGACAATGTCGGGTCCACGTCTGCGTATCCAGCCGAGCTTGTTTCACTTGTAACCAATATTCAAGATATATTACCAGATGTTGCCGCGCTTAGATTTTTGCTTGATTGCTTCTATGAGGCCGTTTACCCTCTACATccatttcttgatgttccctcttttgaaaaggtctTGAGTGAGGTACTAAAGGCACGTAGTGACGGTTCCCAAAGATACAACATTATGTTGGGCACCAGTGCTCTCCacaacaagctcgaaaatcTGGCTATTCttctcgtcgtcctcaAAATATCGCAAGCAGCACTTAACATGCAACAAGATCCACTAAAATCGGCAACCGCCAAAAAACTCGACATATTTGGGCACAATAATATTAAAGATGATGTTATAATTctggctcaaaaatgtcTCAATGCCTTGAACTTCCTGAGACTTCCTAATGAAAACACATTCTGCTGCCTTCTATTTTTGTGGATCTACCAATCTTATGATCTGGATGATGTCAATTTCAGTTTACCACCGCACGTAGCCTTGGTGCTGGGCACTTTATCTCATCTTTCTGTTATCTTGGGTCTTCATAATGATCCCTCTATGTACCCTAGGCTTGTTGAGTCTTCACAGTTTCATTCatcctttttgaattacCGACGCAAATTATGGATGGGTGTAGTATCTGTGAGAACAAATGAACTGCTTCTGAATGGTAATAGTCTAGAGTCTACTCATGCACTCATgtccagcttcttgaagcgAGGCAGAGAGGACAAAGAAAGTTACATGTCTTCTGTGATTCAAGACGAAGGGCAAGAAAACAGTTTTGATACGCGCCTTCACGAGTTTGCCCATAAGGAATATGAGCTTCGAAGGATATGGACAAAACTAAACTCAGCGTGTAACTCCCTAGACAAGCCTATTTTGTTGTCAGAGATCGAAATTATTATTTCTAGAGCTGAAATCACCctttctcaacttttcCCGCTCACTGATATCACAgaaatttcaagtttttcatgCCCAGAAAAAGGTACTGTTAAATGCGCTGAGTCGAAGGCAGAAATTGACTATAATGCCATTCGTGCTTGCAAAACTTATGCAAATAACCTTCGCGGACGGATTATCATTTTGAATATAAGTATGGCACTTACAGTCCATTTTGAGAATTTGTGCCGTAACGAACCCGATAGGTACCTTGAATACTATCGGAAATATTTGAAACTCACATTTCGTCGCTCTCTTGAAATAGTTAAACTACTGAAAAAGCTTCCGGACAATATGGAGAAAAATTCCCTATTTTCTCGATACAAATATGCACTTACTCGAATAACGCTAGACTCAGTGCTGCGGACTTTAATACCTATGTGCAGTATACTGTTCAAGCTTTCGTTTGCGGAACGCCAGCTTAAGATGTCTGTTAAGTCCGAAAGAGTTTTatatgaaaaagacgaCCACTCCGATAGCTCTCACAGTCTACAAATGATTGTTaatgtcaaagaaagcttggCGCAGGCTCTCAGATCTCTGATTTCTCTCCAATCTACGAATTGGGGCCTAGGATTCCTCTCATGCTATCGTTTGGTCTGCATGGCTAAATATGTGCTTCACCTTGTTGACATAGATATGTTGCCTGAAGTTACAAACAGATTTTGGGAATACGAAAAGAATTATAAGCAAGTGCCCGAGTCTATCGCAAATCGAATCTTTTTAAAGTGGGGTCTTAAATTCAAAGAGTCTAAAGCTATAAAAGACGACTTGTTCAATCCCAACGTTCTTGGAGCTATGGATTCAGATCTGTtagaaagcttcaaaaccattcttgaaagtcttgaGCTTTGGAAACTCACTGAAAACACACCTGAAGTCAATGATGTATCATCCTTAAGCGACCGCAACGAACAATTATCCGAGGAGGTGGCCGAAGATGCTCAAGGATTTAGCCTTGACATTCTTGACtacttcaaagtttttgaggaTGAATACTCTGGAGAATCTTTCCCTAGTATTTTTTGA